The genomic segment CCCGGGCTACGGTGGTCAATCGTGAAGACTTGCTTGGCCTATTGGAGTCGGGACAGATCCGGGGTGCAGTGCTGGATGTTTTTTATCATGAACCTCCGGATGAGATTGACTATAAAATGATTCAGCACAGGAATGTGATCGCCACACCGCATATTGCCGGTGCTACCCATGAAGTAGAGGACCATCATGCGTTTATTATGAACAACAATTTGAGGGAGTATTTTGTCAATGGAAATAAGCATATCCGTCAATTGGTGAATAAAGCGGTAATAGAAAATTTAAATGTATAATGGTGATTACAAAAGCATATTTGATTATAGATATCGGGACAGGAAATGCGCGTGTTGCCGTCGCATCGCCAGCGGGTGAGCTGCTGAGCATAAAGCGGGAAAATGTGCAGTACGAATCTGACGATCGCTACGAAGAATCGATTTATTTCGATCCCGATACACTCTGGAATGAAATTCTCCGGCTGTCTGCCCTGGCCATAGAAGAAGCGGGGCCCGTGCAGATCGAAGCCATCACAGCGACCAGCCAGCGCGAAGGTATTGTTATTATTGACGCAGACGGCCATTCTGTTTTGGGCATGCCGAATATCGACCATCGGGGCAGGGCATGGGAAGCTGAATTAACGGATAAAGACCGGGTGTACCAAATGACCGGAAGATACCCGACTTCGCTCTTTTCTGCATTCAAACTGCTGGGGCTCCGCAAGGTGTATCCCGATATCTTCAAGGACATTGCTTGCTTTATGAGTATCAGCGATTGGATCCAGTATAAGTTTTCCGGTGTCTGCGCCTATGAGCATTCGCAGGCCTCTGAGACGTTATTATATGATGTCGCCAAAAGAGACTGGAGCCACACGTTATTTGCACAGTTTGATTTACCAGCAAGTCTTGTTCCACCATTAAAAGCTGCGGGCTCTATTTTGGGAGATATTTTACCGGATCTAGCCCAGAGCATGAATATCCATGCAGGAGCCAAAGTGATTGTTGGTGGTGGCGATACCCAATTGGCCATCAAAAGTATAGCACCGACATCCAACGACGTTGTGATCGTTTCTGGTACCACAACACCTATTATCAAGATTGTTGAGGATTATGTGCTGGATGCAGACCAGCGCACCTGGACCAGCCGCCACATCGACGCCGACAGTTTTATCCTGGAAGCCAATGCGGGAGTGACGGGGCTCAATTATCAGCGGTTAAAAGAAATTTTCTATCCAAACGAAGGTTATGATGTCATCGAAAAAGAACTGGAAAGCGCCACTTATTCGCAATGCGTTGCTTCACTGGGCTCGCTTATTGCCGACGAAGACCAGCCGCTTACCAAAGGGGGATTTATCTTTAATGCCCCTGTCTCCCATCAATTGACCAGAGGTAGTTTTGTTTTTGCTATTCTTTGGGACATCGCTTGTAGCATCTACGAAAATTATAAGTTTCTGAGCGATGTGTCGCCGCATCATGAAAGTTATATCTGGGCTTGTGGTGGCGGTATGGAAAGCCGCAAATTGCGTCAATTTATCGCTAATTTATTTGGTAAAAGTATCAAGATCAGAAATACGTTCCGGCAGGCATCAGTTTTGGGAGGAGTTCTTGTCTGTAATGAAGCACTTGGCCTGGCTAATTTTGAGCCTGTGCTGCTGGAGGAAATTGAGCCCCAGGACCACCAACAGTTTGAGCAGCTGTATCAGGAGTGGAAGAATGCACGTCGGACATTTAAGCAGGTGACCGCATAGATGAATAGCTATTTCTTTGGACTGGATGTGGGCACACAGGGTGCACGCGCCGTTTTGGTCGATCAGCTCGGAAACATAGTAGGTTCAGAATCGGTTAAATTCGATCTCCGGGGGAATTTTAGAGAGGAGCAGTCTCCGGCTATCTGGTGGCGGGACTGTGAGGCTATTATAACCCATATTTTGGCAAGGCTCCCTCAAGACGTCGATAGAAAGGCCATTCGGGCGATTTCTGTCACTTCGACCTCGGGAACGGTTATCCCTCTCGATCGGAATAACCTTCCGCTTCACGACGCGATCATGTATAGCGATGGCCGCTCGGTAAAGCAAGGTGAGCGTTGTATGCAGGCAGCAAAAGACTTTGTGCAGCACGGCTATACAGGATTCAATTCCTCGAGCGGAATAAGCAAAATGCTTTGGTATGTAGAGCATTATCCCGAGAAGGTAAAAGATATCGCGTTATGGATACATGCTTCGGACTATATTGTGGGAAGGCTGTCGGGACAATACCATATTACCGACTACACCAATGTCCTCAAGAGCGGATACGACCTGAATGCTCTGGAATGGCCGGCCTATATTTTTGATGTATTGGGTATGAAGCCCGAATGGTTACAGCAGGTTGTTCCCTCGGGTACAGTTATCGGTACACTGAACGAGGATCTGGCCAGGGCCTGGCAGCTGCCCCGTATCGATGTGGTGGTGGGCATGACCGATGGCTGTGCAACTCAGATGGCTTCCGGGGCAGTCAATCCCGGAGAGTGGAATACGACGATCGGAACCACTTTAGTCATCAAAGGGGTGACCAGGTCACAAGTTGTCGATCCCCTGGGTAGATTATATAGCCATCGCCATCCTGAGGGTTTCTGGATGCCGGGTGGGGCGAGCAATACGGGGGCGGACTGGATTAGTCTGGATTTTCCGACCGACTTTGAGAAACTGAACGAAGAGGTAGCCACATTGATGCCTACCGGGCTGTTGGCCTGGCCGCTCAAACACAAGGGGGAGCGGTACCCCATTATGGCACCGCAGGCGCGTGGTTTTGAACCTGGGTGTGTGTCACGCGAACGCTTATTTGCCGCCAATTTAGAGGGTGTAGCTTTCATTGAACGGCTAGCATACGAGATCATTGAGGAACTTTCCGGCGAGCAGGTCACTGCCGTATTTACAGCTGGGGGAGGCAGTAATAGTAAAGTATGGCTGAGGATCAGAAGTGCCGTATTGCAGGTGCCGATTTTCAAATGTAAAGAAGCCACAGGCGCTCTGGGAGCGGCCATTATGGCCGCATCATACAGCTATTACGGTTCTTTGGAAGAGGCAGCTTCAAAAATGACCCATAAAGAAATGCAGGTATTTCCCGACATGGATTTAGCGGCTTCCTATGAAGGGCAATATCAACAGTTTAAAACTAAACTCAAACAATTAGGCTATATTTAAGATGCTAACGGTTATACTATTAAGGCACGGCGAAACGGCCTATAACGCAAATGGAAATCAATATTGTGGGCGTACGGATATCGCGCTGAATGCTAGAGGGGTCGATCAGGCCAAGCGGATGCAGCAGCTTTTGAAAGAATATACTTTTGATGCCGTATTCTGCTCACCACTGATGCGCGCTCGTCAAACGGCTGAGATCGCATCAGGAGCGGTACATGCATTGCAGGTTGACAAGAGATTGATAGAAGTGGATTTTGGACGATGGGAAGGGAAGCGTGCGTCCGAATTCATTGCCTCGGATCCTAAGGCCTGGGACAATTGGCTGCGATCACCGGAGGATTATGCCGCGGGAACAATAGGGGAAACCGGGCGTCAGGTAATCGAGCGGGTCAACAGTTTTTATGAGGACGCGCTCGAACGCTACGACGGTAAAACTGTTTTGATCGTTGGTCATAATGGGATCAACCGGCTGTTTCTGGCTAATCAACTCGGGATGCCGCTGGCAAACTACCGCCGTATTGTGCAGGAGAATTCCGCTCTGACTCTTTTTACTTTAGACAAAGCAGCTGGTTTCAGTTTATTAAAATTGAATGCCTGAGATTTAGATCGATCCGAATTGTTGTACAGTTAAAAATTAATAGCAAATGAAAAAAATAGGGTTATTTATGGGTTTGTTGGTTGGTGCGCTGGCAGTAGGGAGCTTGCAGGCGCAGGAGCTTCATAGGCTTGACTTTAAAACGAGTAAAGCCATGCGGGCTTATTTTCGCTATTCGCCCGGTAAAAAGATAATAAGCGGCCATCGAGGTACGATCGAAAATGGGCTGCCCGAAAATTCGATCGCAGCCTTTGCAGCAGTTTTGAAAAAAACGCCTGCTATATTCGAAATAGATCCGCGTTACACCAAAGACAGTGTGGCTGTCTTATTGCATGATGCAACTCTGGAACGGACCACCAATGGGGTTGGCAAGGTCGCTGACTATACTTGGGCCGAACTTCAGAAACTGAGGTTGCGGGACAAGACAGGTAAGGTAACTCCATATGGAATCAACACCCTTCAGGAAGTGATCGAATGGGCCAAAGGTAAGACGATTCTGAATCTCGATAAGAAAGACTTGCCTCTAGCTAAGACTGCCGAAATCATAAGACAAAATAATGCTTATGCCTGGGTCTGGGTGACGGTGCATAATGTCGACCAGGCAAAATACTACCTTGATCAAAATAAAGATCAGTATTTGTCCATGCATATTAAAGACCGCGCTGCTTTAGATAAATGGGTAGCCTCCGGATTGCCCTATGACCGCATGATTGTTTATATCGGTTCGGAAATCGTACCCGGAAATCTAGAAATGTATCGTTTTTTTAACGCCAAAGGTGTGATGTGCATGATATCGAGCGCGCCCAGTTACGATAAACTGCAAGAAAAAGAGCAACGTTACGAGAAATATCGGGCTGTATTCGAGGATGGTGCCTCTATTTTAGAGTCTGATTTACCTATGGAAGTCAGTACAGCCATCCAGAAGAAATAATCCGGTGTTCGACAAAATACGTTCGCTATGCATTTTGTCGAACACCGAATTTTCCGCACGATTTTTAATGAGCCTGTACTCAAAAATTATTCACAGTTTGCCTTATTAAAAACATCATTTTAAATAGCATATATCTACTCCTTAGTCAGATACAATTGAATAAAGCCATTTTTAAGTGTCTGGTTTTTTGGAGTAAATTTAGAATTCAGCTCGCTGTTGTTTCCAAAAGTTGCTCCGGCTCCCGTGATTAACGGATTGATGTTGAAATAAATATCTGTAACCAGATCCTTGTCGATAAAAGCGTTGAAGGTACCTGCTCCACCTCCGACGGCGATTTGTTGTACACCTTTCGAGGACATATATTGAATAGCCTCTTCGGGGCTGCCCACAGTCTTGTAGCCTTCTGCCGTGTAGGGGCTATTACACAGTATGATGATTTCTATCCCATTAAAAAGTGCTTTGACCTCTGACGGAAATTTTAGAAAATTTTCAAAGGTTTTTAATCCTATCACGACATTGCCAACCTGTCTGACAAACTGTATATAAAATTCCATTGCTTCGGGGGGCAATTGATGATGTGGATTGTCGGACATCAGGATCCTTCCGTTTGCCGAGACATTGGCGATTACCGTTACTTTCATAATGACTATTTTAAATTTCTGACCACAAAACTATTGGATATTGAATTTGTATTTGCTATTCATTACCTTTAGGAAAGTGACTATTTTTTATGGATAATATTAAAAATAACGTTGACAAAGAAACGATACTGGCCCTCAAAGATGCTATAGAACTGTTGAGTGGCAAATGGAAATTTTGCATTCTGCATAATCTTCGGCATTATGGTACAATGAGGTTCAAGGATTTGCAGGAAGCATCTCAGGGGATTTCTCCAAAAGTGTTGTCGAAAGAGTTGCAGGAACTGGAAGAAAACCTGCTGATCACGCGGACAGTCAACAGCACAAAACCGATTACAGTGTCTTATGCGCCTACCCAATATGCAGAGGAAGTGCAACCTGTCATCCATGCTTTGCTGGACTTTGGGCTGAAGCATCGGAAGAAAATCAAAGGGAAATATGACAATTAAAGATTATAAGATGAAATATTTGGTTTATCTTCTTTTTCTATATTCTATTTCTGTCAACGCACAAGAAATTACGTATAAGCCCGGTACCAATACAAAGCTAATGTCGATGCGTTTTGCCATAGTGGATACAGTTAATAATCACATCTTTAAACAGCATCCGGAGGTGACCCAAATATCAACCCCTTCGGCGTGTAGC from the Sphingobacterium thalpophilum genome contains:
- a CDS encoding FGGY-family carbohydrate kinase, with amino-acid sequence MVITKAYLIIDIGTGNARVAVASPAGELLSIKRENVQYESDDRYEESIYFDPDTLWNEILRLSALAIEEAGPVQIEAITATSQREGIVIIDADGHSVLGMPNIDHRGRAWEAELTDKDRVYQMTGRYPTSLFSAFKLLGLRKVYPDIFKDIACFMSISDWIQYKFSGVCAYEHSQASETLLYDVAKRDWSHTLFAQFDLPASLVPPLKAAGSILGDILPDLAQSMNIHAGAKVIVGGGDTQLAIKSIAPTSNDVVIVSGTTTPIIKIVEDYVLDADQRTWTSRHIDADSFILEANAGVTGLNYQRLKEIFYPNEGYDVIEKELESATYSQCVASLGSLIADEDQPLTKGGFIFNAPVSHQLTRGSFVFAILWDIACSIYENYKFLSDVSPHHESYIWACGGGMESRKLRQFIANLFGKSIKIRNTFRQASVLGGVLVCNEALGLANFEPVLLEEIEPQDHQQFEQLYQEWKNARRTFKQVTA
- a CDS encoding FGGY-family carbohydrate kinase, with the translated sequence MNSYFFGLDVGTQGARAVLVDQLGNIVGSESVKFDLRGNFREEQSPAIWWRDCEAIITHILARLPQDVDRKAIRAISVTSTSGTVIPLDRNNLPLHDAIMYSDGRSVKQGERCMQAAKDFVQHGYTGFNSSSGISKMLWYVEHYPEKVKDIALWIHASDYIVGRLSGQYHITDYTNVLKSGYDLNALEWPAYIFDVLGMKPEWLQQVVPSGTVIGTLNEDLARAWQLPRIDVVVGMTDGCATQMASGAVNPGEWNTTIGTTLVIKGVTRSQVVDPLGRLYSHRHPEGFWMPGGASNTGADWISLDFPTDFEKLNEEVATLMPTGLLAWPLKHKGERYPIMAPQARGFEPGCVSRERLFAANLEGVAFIERLAYEIIEELSGEQVTAVFTAGGGSNSKVWLRIRSAVLQVPIFKCKEATGALGAAIMAASYSYYGSLEEAASKMTHKEMQVFPDMDLAASYEGQYQQFKTKLKQLGYI
- a CDS encoding histidine phosphatase family protein — translated: MLTVILLRHGETAYNANGNQYCGRTDIALNARGVDQAKRMQQLLKEYTFDAVFCSPLMRARQTAEIASGAVHALQVDKRLIEVDFGRWEGKRASEFIASDPKAWDNWLRSPEDYAAGTIGETGRQVIERVNSFYEDALERYDGKTVLIVGHNGINRLFLANQLGMPLANYRRIVQENSALTLFTLDKAAGFSLLKLNA
- a CDS encoding glycerophosphodiester phosphodiesterase family protein — protein: MKKIGLFMGLLVGALAVGSLQAQELHRLDFKTSKAMRAYFRYSPGKKIISGHRGTIENGLPENSIAAFAAVLKKTPAIFEIDPRYTKDSVAVLLHDATLERTTNGVGKVADYTWAELQKLRLRDKTGKVTPYGINTLQEVIEWAKGKTILNLDKKDLPLAKTAEIIRQNNAYAWVWVTVHNVDQAKYYLDQNKDQYLSMHIKDRAALDKWVASGLPYDRMIVYIGSEIVPGNLEMYRFFNAKGVMCMISSAPSYDKLQEKEQRYEKYRAVFEDGASILESDLPMEVSTAIQKK
- a CDS encoding dihydrofolate reductase family protein, with the translated sequence MKVTVIANVSANGRILMSDNPHHQLPPEAMEFYIQFVRQVGNVVIGLKTFENFLKFPSEVKALFNGIEIIILCNSPYTAEGYKTVGSPEEAIQYMSSKGVQQIAVGGGAGTFNAFIDKDLVTDIYFNINPLITGAGATFGNNSELNSKFTPKNQTLKNGFIQLYLTKE
- a CDS encoding winged helix-turn-helix transcriptional regulator, producing the protein MDNIKNNVDKETILALKDAIELLSGKWKFCILHNLRHYGTMRFKDLQEASQGISPKVLSKELQELEENLLITRTVNSTKPITVSYAPTQYAEEVQPVIHALLDFGLKHRKKIKGKYDN